In a genomic window of Erigeron canadensis isolate Cc75 chromosome 5, C_canadensis_v1, whole genome shotgun sequence:
- the LOC122600734 gene encoding GATA transcription factor 26-like has protein sequence MGKQGPCYHCGVTSTPLWRNGPPDKPVLCNACGSRWRTKGSLVNYTPLHARAENDDFVDHRVSRVKTISIKNKEAKVLKRKQNYDNVVGGNTSIIFGGGSIGAGSGLAYEYHNQGGFRKGFDEDTSNRSSSGSAISNSDGYMQFGSADASDLTGPAQSSVVWDTMVPSRKRTCVNRLKQSPVEKLTRDLHTILHEQRSYFSGSSEEDLIFESDTPMVSVEIGHGSVLMRHPNSTTREEESEASSLSVDTKNEAYSRLTTHPVYNANKGGNFSSRPKKPMNQEHVNRDNDEKLQILMNHNSPLCSIDLKDVINFEEFKRHLTNDEQQQLFKYLTVDDTVQVPDSLKGLFDSPQFKENLSSFQKLLGEGVFDLSLPMVKHEGCRTLKKLALCSAKKSDWVEKHNMLQSTKCNDDSSGQEIGGVCNAVTPGHSVNVKRSLDAQFQPYPGPKGAMNCPKRTSMKASYEHKELMDNDGPGFSPRSLFSLPPDHSSLMLGSLRYADEHCDQDLLLDVPSHSTFPQAELLIPPSSFAAAQASTSSSSIYQKFAGP, from the exons ATGGGAAAGCAAGGACCTTGCTATCACTGTGGTGTTACAA GCACTCCTCTATGGCGAAACGGGCCTCCAGACAAGCCTGTTTTATGCAATGCGTGTGGATCACGTTGGAGAACCAAAGGATCACTTGTGAACTACACTCCTCTTCATGCTCGAGCGGAGAATGATGATTTTGTGGATCATCGAGTCTCTAGAGTGAAGACCATATCCATTAAGAACAAAGAAGCAAAAGTACTAAAAAGGAAACAGAATTATGACAATGTAGTAGGCGGCAACACTAGCATTATATTCGGCGGTGGTAGTATTGGTGCTGGTAGTGGGCTGGCATATGAATACCATAACCAGGGTGGTTTTCGCAAAGGGTTTGATGAGGATACTAGCAATAGGTCGAGTTCTGGCTCTGCTATATCTAATTCTGATGGCTATATGCAGTTTGGCAGTGCAGATGCTAGTGATTTAACAG GTCCAGCCCAATCATCTGTTGTGTGGGATACTATGGTACCTTCTAGAAAAAGGACATGTGTTAATCGGCTTAAGCAATCTCCCGTCGAAAAGCTTACTAGAGATTTGCATACCATCTTACATGAACAACGGTCTTATTTTTCTGGATCATCTGAGGaagatttgatttttgaaagtgaTACTCCAATGGTTTCGGTTGAGATAGGACATGGGAGTGTACTTATGCGCCATCCAAACTCAACGACTCGAGAAGAGGAATCTGAAGCGAGTTCTCTTTCTGTTGATACAAAAAATGAGGCTTATTCACGATTGACCACCCATCCTGTATATAATGCCAACAAGGGTGGAAACTTCTCGAGCCGGCCCAAAAAGCCCATGAATCAAGAACATGTGAACAG AGATAATGACGAGAAATTACAGATCCTCATGAATCATAACTCTCCACTATGCAGCATAGATTTAAAA GATGTTATCAACTTCGAGGAGTTTAAAAGACATTTGACAAATGatgaacaacaacaactgtTCAAGTATTTAACTGTGGATGACACTGTTCAAGTCCCCGATAG tctcaaaggcCTGTTTGATAGCCCTCAGTTTAAGGAGAATTTATCCTCCTTCCAGAAACTTCTTGGTGAAGGGGTTTTTGATCTTTCATTACCAATGGTGAAACATGAAGGCTGCAGAACATTGAAGAAGCTTGCTCTTTGTAGTGCTAAAAAATCCGATTGGGTGGAGAAACATAATATGCTCCAG AGTACAAAGTGTAACGATGATAGCAGTGGGCAGGAAATTGGTGGAGTATGTAATGCCGTGACACCTGGTCATTCAGTAAATGTAAAGAGGTCCTTAGATGCCCAATTTCAACCATATCCAG GACCAAAGGGTGCAATGAATTGCCCCAAGAGAACATCAATGAAGGCGAGCTATGAACACAAGGAGCTTATGGACAATGACGGCCCTGGATTCAGCCCAAGGAGCCTGTTCTCCTTACCACCTGATCATAGCTCCCTAATGCTCGGTTCATTGAGATATGCAGATGAACATTGTGATCAAGATCTTCTGCTAGATGTTCCGTCACACTCAACTTTCCCTCAGGCAGAACTACTCATACCACCTTCAAGTTTTGCAGCAGCCCAAGCAAGCACTAGCAGTAGCTCGATATATCAAAAATTTGCAGGACCTTGA
- the LOC122600720 gene encoding uncharacterized protein LOC122600720, whose product MVGIGRVVSRQNENGGASMNGTAVSRKWKPRRVSAIRDFPPGCGPFVRPVNVVDVKKAEAVSVVRDFPPDCGPFVRPVSVVDVKEAEAALSLGNVETQVGSKEEVNGVVNDDVKVNDDVKLFSPTRGVDNGVVTDGLTKVKFPRRRVSAVRDFPPFCGYNVGEPSAEERERITGRRRTETGDKGGGSEGRNGKVVEAKVAGCEKSNVSLKEDLLKKGKLGDLSNEGVVANQEAEILMAGEESNVSVEKEKVEKIEGDATGVERGKRVHNIGQACQELVVYARDKVMMRKCSDDEDSGEEKFQDEKIKSHEIGEKVSMPVDKSFSQGQRDIKSIPFRNEGYERFLKKRPLDDTNDLKFDGDRLRFIMGLKAPSLGALGSLKKDLIIKEKGSQASMMPTGFKTKKLDVLEKPSSTRKVGYTNTLEMVVKEDDDFAIDTEEQGAALKYVLGLKAPSLCSPAIPGKSFTIKVKGSQASTAPTNSTKKKQKRRENAVWRGESSSIGKVAYTGTLEMVVGKEDDFAAGAKEQDEYRNPRGACDMDVTLPPFGPKNSNDARNKVRELLRLYQAICRKIVQGEESKTNELTGGAVRRVDLKAKEILDARGRSLDLGPKTYGPVPGVEVGDEFLFRVELALVGLHRPYQGGIDYVKQANEFFAVSVVASGGYDNDVKYPDRLVYCGAGGVTKDKNLENQKLERGNLALKNNIDLKYPVRVIRGYQVTIESVDSKPKTMKTYIYDGLYTVDECTQVPSKKGNMVFNFVLTRIPGQPELAIREVKSKKFKKREGICVNDISDGKEVFPICAINTIDDEKPPSFTYITKIVYPNWCQPVPLKGCDCVGRCNNKKCSCVLKNGGEIPYNHNGAIVEAKSLVYECGPSCRCPPSCYNRVTQHGMKIHLEIFKTRTRGWGVRSLSSISSGSFICEYIGELLEDKEAEKRTGNDEYLFDIGQNYSDCYPNPEMKADEEVCEGGFTIDAFKYGNVGRFINHSCSPNLYAQNVLYDQEDKRMPHIMLFAAENIPPLQELTYHYNYTVDTVHDSDGNIKVKNCYCGSSECTGRLY is encoded by the coding sequence ATGGTGGGTATTGGGCGTGTGGTAAGTCGTCAAAATGAGAATGGTGGTGCTTCTATGAATGGGACTGCTGTTTCTCGTAAATGGAAGCCTCGAAGAGTGTCTGCGATTAGGGATTTTCCGCCAGGCTGTGGACCGTTTGTTCGGCCTGTTAATGTGGTGGATGTTAAAAAAGCTGAAGCGGTGTCTGTAGTGAGGGATTTTCCGCCGGACTGTGGACCATTTGTTCGGCCTGTTAGTGTGGTGGATGTTAAAGAAGCTGAAGCAGCGTTGTCGTTGGGGAATGTAGAGACTCAAGTGGGGTCCAAGGAGGAAGTTAATGGGGTGGTGAATGATGATGTGAAAGTGAATGATGATGTTAAGTTATTTTCACCGACACGTGGGGTGGATAATGGTGTTGTGACTGATGGTTTGACAAAGGTGAAGTTTCCTCGAAGGAGAGTTTCTGCAGTTCGGGATTTTCCTCCTTTTTGTGGATATAATGTTGGTGAGCCCAGTGCAGAGGAACGGGAAAGAATAACCGGACGGAGGAGGACTGAAACCGGGGATAAGGGTGGTGGTAGTGAGGGAAGGAATGGGAAGGTTGTAGAGGCTAAAGTGGCGGGTTGTGAAAAGTCTAATGTGAGTCTCAAAGAAGATTTACTTAAGAAGGGAAAATTGGGTGATTTAAGCAATGAGGGTGTTGTGGCAAATCAAGAGGCGGAAATTTTGATGGCTGGTGAGGAATCTAACGTAAGTGTTGAAAAGGAGAAGGTCGAAAAGATTGAAGGTGATGCCACCGGGGTTGAACGAGGCAAAAGGGTACATAACATAGGTCAAGCATGCCAGGAGCTTGTGGTGTATGCACGTGACAAAGTCATGATGAGAAAATgttcagatgatgaagattctGGAGAAGAGAAGTTTCAAGATGAGAAAATCAAGAGCCATGAAATAGGGGAGAAGGTTTCAATGCCAGTCGACAAATCATTTTCCCAGGGTCAAAGGGATATTAAAAGTATCCCCTTTCGGAATGAGGGATACGAAAGATTTCTTAAAAAGAGGCCGCTGGATGATACTAATGATCTTAAGTTTGATGGAGACAGGCTTAGGTTTATAATGGGTCTGAAGGCTCCGTCACTTGGTGCATTAGGAAGTCTAAAGAAAGATTTAATCATAAAGGAGAAAGGGAGTCAAGCCTCAATGATGCCAACAGGTTTTAAGACTAAAAAACTAGATGTTTTGGAGAAACCGAGCTCCACACGAAAGGTTGGTTATACCAATACACTTGAAATGGTTGTTAAGGAAGATGATGATTTTGCTATAGATACCGAAGAACAAGGAGCAGCGCTCAAGTATGTGTTAGGTCTGAAGGCTCCGTCACTTTGCTCACCAGCAATCCCAGGTAAATCTTTTACCATCAAGGTGAAAGGAAGTCAGGCCTCAACGGCACCAACTAATtctacaaagaaaaaacaaaaaaggcgAGAAAACGCTGTTTGGAGGGGAGAATCGAGCTCCATAGGGAAGGTTGCTTATACTGGCACACTTGAAATGGTTGTTGGTAAAGAAGATGATTTTGCTGCAGGTGCCAAAGAACAAGACGAGTATCGTAATCCACGGGGAGCATGTGATATGGATGTAACACTGCCTCCATTTGGTCCCAAAAACTCAAATGATGCCCGAAATAAAGTTAGGGAACTTCTAAGGCTTTACCAAGCTATATGTAGGAAGATTGTGCAGGGGGAGGAATCAAAAACCAATGAATTAACAGGAGGGGCTGTAAGGCGAGTTGATCTTAAAGCAAAGGAAATTTTGGACGCGAGAGGCCGGTCACTTGACTTGGGTCCAAAGACATATGGACCAGTACCTGGGGTTGAAGTAGGAGATGAGTTTCTGTTCCGAGTCGAGCTTGCTTTAGTTGGCCTTCACCGCCCATATCAGGGCGGCATAGATTATGTTAAGCAGGCTAATGAGTTTTTTGCAGTTAGTGTTGTTGCTTCAGGTGGTTATGATAATGATGTCAAATATCCAGACCGCTTAGTATACTGCGGGGCAGGTGGGGTCACAAAAGATAAGAACTTGGAAAACCAAAAGCTTGAAAGAGGAAATCTAGCTTTGAAGAACAATATTGATTTGAAATATCCTGTGCGGGTTATTCGTGGATATCAGGTTACCATTGAATCTGTAGATTCAAAACCAAAGACAatgaaaacatacatatatgatGGGCTGTACACAGTTGACGAATGCACACAGGTGCCTAGCAAAAAGGGAAACATGGTTTTCAACTTTGTGTTAACTAGGATTCCGGGACAACCAGAACTTGCCATTAGAGAGGTGAAGTCCAAGAAATTTAAGAAACGAGAAGGTATATGTGTTAATGATATAAGTGATGGTAAAGAAGTCTTTCCAATATGTGCTATCAACacaattgatgatgaaaaaccGCCTTCATTTACCTACATTACAAAGATTGTGTATCCGAATTGGTGTCAGCCGGTCCCCCTAAAAGGCTGTGATTGTGTGGGCCGGTGTAATAACAAGAAATGCTCATGTGTCCTCAAGAATGGTGGTGAGATTCCATATAACCATAACGGAGCAATAGTTGAAGCAAAATCATTGGTTTATGAATGTGGCCCATCTTGTAGGTGTCCTCCTTCTTGCTACAACCGAGTCACCCAACACGGTATGAAAATTCATCTCGAGATATTTAAAACTAGAACACGTGGGTGGGGGGTTAGATCTTTGAGTTCAATCTCTTCGGGAAGCTTTATATGTGAATATATAGGAGAGCTTCTAGAAGACAAGGAAGCTGAGAAACGAACGGGTAATGACGAGTACTTATTTGATATCGGGCAAAACTATAGCGACTGTTATCCTAACCCCGAAATGAAAGCAGACGAGGAAGTGTGCGAGGGTGGATTCACTATTGATGCTTTCAAATATGGTAATGTTGGTAGGTTTATCAACCACAGTTGCTCCCCGAATTTATATGCTCAAAATGTACTGTATGATCAGGAGGATAAGAGAATGCCACATATAATGCTTTTTGCTGCTGAAAACATCCCACCGCTGCAGGAGCTGACGTATCATTACAACTATACGGTGGATACAGTTCATGATTCTGATGGGAATATAAAGGTCAAGAATTGTTATTGTGGTTCTTCAGAATGTACAGGCAGACTTTATTAG
- the LOC122599565 gene encoding ATP-dependent Clp protease proteolytic subunit-related protein 4, chloroplastic: MASSSHFLPTPNRIISSKIHRTPNTAASNLSTNFISSPYIGTGVSSHFAGLKLRPASLNPSHGKRLGVTMVIPYSRGNAWEQPPPDLASYLYKNRIVYLGMSLVPSVTELILAEFLYLQYEDETKPIYLYINSTGTTKGGEKLGYETEAFAIYDVMRYVKPPIFTLCVGNAWGEAALLLASGSKGNRSALPSSTIMMKQPIARFQGQATDVEIMRREIRNVKTELVKLYAKEIGKTTEQIEEDIRRPKYFSPSEAVEYGIIDKVVYTEKASEDRGVLSDLRRAQLL; this comes from the exons atggcttcttcttctCATTTCTTGCCCACCCCTAACCGaatcatatcatcaaaaatCCATCGAACCCCAAACACCGCCGCTTCTAATCTATCCACCAATTTCATCTCGTCGCCATACATCGGCACCGGTGTTTCCAGCCACTTTGCTGGTCTCAAGCTCCGACCCGCTTCCCTCAACCCTTCTCATGGAAAACGCCTTGGTGTTACCATg GTGATTCCATATTCAAGGGGAAATGCCTGGGAGCAACCACCTCCAGATTTAGCATCTTACCTGTACAAGAATCGGATTGTGTATTTGGGTATGTCTCTTGTCCCCTCTGTGACGGAACTAATACTGGCAGAGTTTCTTTACCTACAGTACGAGGATGAGACAAAGCCAATATACCTTTACATCAACTCTACCGGAACCACCAAG GGTGGTGAAAAACTGGGCTATGAAACAGAGGCTTTTGCAATTTACGACGTTATGAG ATATGTGAAACCACCGATTTTTACACTGTGTGTCGGCAACGCTTGGGGAGAAGCTGCCTTGCTTTTGGCTTCTGGGTCAAAGGGAAATCGGTCTGCTCTGCCCTCCTCAACCATAATGATGAAGCAG ccAATTGCAAGATTTCAAGGTCAAGCAACGGATGTTGAAATTATGAGAAGAGAAATAAGGAACGTCAAGACTGAATTG GTGAAACTTTATGCGAAAGAAATAGGCAAAACTACAGAGCAGATTGAAGAAGATATAAGGCGCCCAAAGTACTTTAGTCCTAGTGAGGCAGTGGAATATGGAATTATTGATAAG GTTGTTTACACTGAGAAGGCAAGTGAAGATAGAGGAGTCCTCTCTGACTTGAGGAGAGCACAACTACTCTGA